One genomic region from Spirochaetota bacterium encodes:
- the def gene encoding peptide deformylase, giving the protein MAIQQIVSYGHPALRRPAQKVIEINDEILQIIQDLKDTLQHVGGLGLAAPQIGIEKQIFIADLALTKERKYIGNKVTFINPEIIYTSKKTDLDNEGCLSLIDIRGNVSRPIKIKMRGMVPSGTMRTIETTGFFARVLQHEFDHLHGKLFIDYFSATEYEKNRDRIKQYIVDNKKILPEILE; this is encoded by the coding sequence ATGGCTATACAACAAATCGTGTCTTATGGGCATCCAGCCTTGCGTAGACCAGCACAAAAAGTAATAGAAATTAATGATGAAATACTACAAATTATTCAAGATCTCAAAGATACCCTTCAACATGTTGGGGGATTGGGACTTGCTGCTCCTCAAATAGGTATAGAAAAACAAATCTTTATTGCCGATCTTGCTCTTACAAAAGAAAGAAAATATATAGGCAACAAAGTAACTTTTATCAATCCTGAAATTATCTATACTTCTAAAAAAACAGACTTAGATAATGAGGGCTGTCTTTCTCTTATTGATATTCGTGGCAATGTATCTCGTCCTATAAAAATAAAAATGCGTGGCATGGTACCTTCTGGGACAATGAGAACAATAGAAACTACAGGATTTTTTGCTCGTGTCCTTCAACATGAATTTGATCATCTACACGGAAAATTGTTTATTGATTATTTTTCAGCTACAGAATATGAAAAAAATAGAGATAGAATCAAACAATATATAGTAGATAATAAAAAAATATTACCAGAAATTTTAGAATAG